The Aspergillus luchuensis IFO 4308 DNA, chromosome 4, nearly complete sequence DNA window AGAAATTGCACCGAGCTTATGCACACCTCTATACCCAACAGGACTATACCACCGCACTTATTGCCACTTCTGTACCACCACGCCGCCCCGCTTAAACTCCGCCATATCACCCAGCACAACACTCTTGTCGGAGAGATCCTTGCTGGGGAACGTAGTCATCAATACCCAGGGACGCGACTGGCTGCTAGGGCTGGCAGCGGTCACAAACTGGTACACGTCACCAATGGTATGGCTGGTGTTGAACCGGGAAGTGAGCCGTGAGCCGTCTCCAAGGCGGATCTGGAGAGTCACCGTCGGCTGCGACTCATCTATGTCCGGCTTGGCTGGCTCGGTGGACTGACTGGGAGTAGGGGCAGCTGCTGGCGCAGGTGCTCTCACACCAGGCGTGGGGCTGCCGAGGCGCTGTCCAGCCCCAGAGAAGGGCTTGTACTTAGGCTTGGGCTTCACGTATTTCTCGTCATGTTGTTTGATTTCCACGTCCACCTCCTGACCAGCCTGCACATTCATAATAGAGAGCGGGGCACGGCCCTGGCGGATACCCTCGAGAATCTCGCGGTTGGCGGGGTCGTCGGAGTTGAACAgctctccatcatcaacagagAAGCCATCAGACCAGAAGTGTAGGGTTCTATGTACGCGCTGCGGTGTCTGCGAAACAGGTGCACTGGGGGATTCGATTACTCTGCTGGGAgcctcatcaccaccaagggTACGTGCGGTGCCGGTGAAGAAAGACCTTCTGGTGGGTTCGTCCGATGGCGGAGGCTGAGCCCTACAATGTGTCAGCCTTGAACAATCCAGCTTATTAAAAGGTCCTCACCTTTTGGCCTTCtcaatgatcttcttcttaaTATCATCGGGGTTCTGCACAGCCAAGCCCGACTTCTCACCGCCAGCAAAGAAGTCTTGGTTCactgcatcgtcttcctcggaaGATTCCCCTCCACCCGACGCAAAATCGTTCAGGGTCGCAAACTTCTTTTTCGGGGCCGACCTGCGGGACGAGGGCTGCGGGGTAGTGGAGGGGGAATGAGAGGAGCTGCCACCAAGTGAACGGCCGGCAGAGGGTTCCGATTCAGCGCCGAGTCggcgaccaccaccagctgcgCCAGTATCCTGTGAGGCTTCATCTTGTTCGGCGAAGAATTCGGTGACTGCGGCTTCGAGATCCCACTCGTTGGCTGCCAGATAGCCTTGCGCCTGAGATGAAGAATGTGATTAGCAACCATAGCTAGAAATAGGACCATTAGCATGTACCTCATGAGGATCCGTCCTAGTCATGGCGCAGAATTGAGAGACAATCTCATCGCGGTCCGCGTTGTGCTCCATGTTGGATGTGAATCGACCGTGACGGCACTGCACACGTTGTGATGGTTGGTGTTAGAGTTTGTGAAGCTTCGCAGTCCAGCACTGATTCAAAGATGGAAAAGCACAAAAACTATCGAAGAAAGGCGGAGAATGTCAGGGACGTGGAAGATGCAGTGGTTCGTATTATTGTAGCTCTTCACGAAGCTGAAGGGACCCAATAACGGTACGTCACTGTTGCCTGATTGGTCATCCGGAAGAGGGGATCTTCCGCTGGTGCCTGAGGAATCCCCCGGCGAACCATCAATGAGAGGATATTCCGTGACGAAAAGTAGTGACTTCACTCCTTTCATTCCTTGGCTGCACTCTCACTTGCTTCTCATACTTGACTGCTCGTCTGACTTTACTTGATTTCATCACACGACCCTGCAGGCTGTCTCTTCAGGTTGTTGCTATAGTGAACGCGAGGAGCAGGCTGCTTACATAACGGCTTCTGCAGGTCAGGTGTAGATCGTCAATCCAGCCAACCCCAAGGGACCGACCTCATCCAGCGCCGAATTCCCCTCCATTCAGTTGGTGCCCTTCGTATCCCCGCGTCTATCAACTTGCTGATTGTTTTTCGCAGTCACAGACGGACTTTTCTAATTTCCAGCCCCGTCCTTGACAGTTTCCTTTCCCTGTTGATCGCCTTCTCCCCGCATCATGGCCGCCGACCTCTCCAGCTCGAGGGAGCTGTATGAATCTGGACTGACTGTCCACTCAGATTCTGAGAATTATTCGGCCAATCATGACATCTCCGGCTCCcagtcatcctcctcgagctcCCCCTTGATCCTCTACAAGCCCCCGACCATCTGGAGTATCCTGCGGGGAGCTGCCATTAACCTCGTTCTTCCATTCGTGAATGGCTTGATGCTGGGGTTTGGCGAGTTGTTTGCACATGAAGCAGCCTATCGACTCGGCTGGTCCGGGACAAAGGTACGATGACAATCTGTGTTTGCTAGACAGGGGCGTAGGACTCGCCCCCGGTCCTTCGTTCGAAGCCGGCTTTCGTTATGGTTCACTAACACTAACCAAATGTTCATATTAGGTCTTCCCTATGCATCGGCGTTCGAGACCTGTCGGGCCCGGAATCGAGGTGCGAGACATCCCGTCGCAACGGAGGGGGACTAGGGCGGCCGGACTGAAGGATGCTACGTCTCTAGAGTAGACCCGGATGGAGTACTAGCGGACCATATAGATATCTCATCACGCCCGATTGATATTGGCATGTACGGGTAAAGTGGCATCAAAACAGTTCATTTCTTGTCGCTTGCAGGGTGGCATGAATGCGCATCAGGGGGTTACAGTGTACATAGAGCAAGCATCAGTAATCGGTCTGACTGGATGGCGTCTGGCGAACCACCTCGAATTTAACCTCTCACACATTGACGAGATTTGGGTTTCTTGAGAATAGCCACATGGATGTTAAATCGGCCTAAATTCATAGCGAAGACTAGACCGCTCGAGACTCCGTAGGAATGAATTGGGGATTTCCGCCCGGCAGAAAAGGCAGGCTTGGCGCCGAAAAAGCGTCCCGAAAAGCCTCCGCGATTTTCCCCAAACTCCGATTCGATTCCCCAattcatctcatccacctTCATACCAATTCTCGCCATGTTGGGAGGGACTGGTCTCAGTGGACGCGGCGTCTTGCCCGCCGTGGCCCGGCAACGGTTGTATGCCTTCTCTCGTTCCAGCCGATCGGTTTGTCCTCCGCCGCAGTCATCTCTTGTCGGCTCGAGTACGAGATTGTTGACTTTGCCCTACAGATGTCCTCATTCCGTCCGCAGACCCTGAGAACCGCCGTCCCATATGGTCAATCCAAGCCGACACTGCTTGGAACGCGCTCCTGGCGGCCTGCCACTGCGATCACCGGAGTGGCCGCCGCTCGCTTCAATTCCACCTCTTCGGCTCCTTCATCGACTACTCCCTCGGTCCCGGCGGCCAGTGAAGTCTCTCTCGCACCCCAAGGAGAAGTCAACGTCAATGATCTGACCGCGGCTGATATCAATGCGATCCCGGAGCAGATTGGATATTTGAAGCAATTGGGCTTGGATTTCGGTTGGGGTTTTTCGTCCATGATCGAATGGAGCGTTGAGCACTTCCACATCATGGGTGGTCTCCCCTGGTGGGGTGCGATTGTCGCAACCGGTCTCTTCATTCGTCTGGGTCTTCTGTACCCTACACTTATGGCTGCGGACACCAGTACTAagctcaacaacatcaagcaCCTCACCACGCCGCTTCGGACGGAGATGGTTCAGGCCAACTATAAGAATGACCTGATGGAGGCGACACGGAAGAGGGCGGAGTTGAGCCAGCTGCACAAGGATCACGGCATCAAGCCCTGGAAAGCAATGATCCCGATGATTCATATTCCCTTCGGTTTTGGTTGTTACCGTGTCGTCAACAACATGTGCAGTCTGCCGGTGCCCGGACTGACCACGGAACACGTTGGCTGGCTTCAGGACCTTACTGTTTCCGATCCCTACTACATTCTTCCTTTGATTGGATCAGTTATCCTACATCACACTCTCAAGGTGCGGAactttgccttttctttcccaacGTCTAGCTAATGCAGTTGCTTGTagaaaggaggagagacCGGTATGAACCAAATGAAAGACTCCGCTTTCAAGAACATTTTCCTCTACGGCATGCCTGCGATTTCGTTCCTGTTCATGGCCAATTTCCCTGGTGCCCTTCAACTCTACTTCATGACCACCAGTGTGTTCGCTCTGGGGCAAACGTACTTGCTTAGCTCGTCCACTTTCCGGAGGATGGCCGGTATCACCTTAGTGGATCACAACGTCCCGAAGCCCGACGAACAGCAAAAAAACGATAACCATGGCCTCCGCTTGATCAACGAAGTACCTGACAAGGAGGCCGCCcagaaggctgctgaggaggcGGAACGCGAGAGGTTGAGTCTCATTGACCGTACCATCGGACAAGTCAAGGAGACTGGGTCGAAGCTCAAGGatgagatgcagaagaaggttgaggagtACCGGGGCAGTGGTCCCACCAAGAACGCGGATGGAACTGTTTCCGCGGGCCCCCGACTCAGCGAGAAGGACCGCAAGCTGGCGGAGGACTACGAGAGACGGcgtgctgaggaggaggcatGGAAGCGCGAGGAGCGGAACCATGCCCGTCGCGAGGCTCATCTGAGGGCCATGGAGCTGCAGCGCCAGAGGGCCGCGCAGGCAAGCCGGCAATAAGTGCATTGATATGACCAGGCGTGACGGGCTCCAGCGTGATGTTTTTTGTAattatctgtattatattgATGCTatctcattctcattcacCTCGGTTGTTTTATAGGAATAGACTAGGTCTGTTAACCATGGAATATCGATGCATAGTTGCTGAACGTGAAACATTCACATCGCTTTGTAGTCTCCGTTCACCAGGTATTCTGTAGGTCCCGTTCACTAACCATCTTGAGGCTATCACTCTTGCTTAGTCGGCGAATAGCTTCACTGGCCCTGCTCAGGGCTTACCTATAGAAGCCATCGCCCCGGCGCCAGGGTggactttttcttccttcattctctctccaCAAACCATAACACGCTTCTCACTCTCTAAAATACTTTGTGTGAACTGTTAAATTCTTTTCATCACCACTCATTTTATATGAGAATTTCTTGGCCACGAAGAAGATATTTTGACTAGCCTGACCTATcacatccatctccagctgcATAGATTGAATCTACATTATGGCAGACTACATACTTGCCGTGTCTGCCAACAAGCACCTTTCTGGCCACTGGGGAACAGTGACTTTCGAAGATCCTGAGACGTGGAGAAGAACTAGCTCGTCGATGGTCCTTTGCTTGTCCAAATCGAACTCAAAACGAACCTTCCGAACTATAAGACTAGCACCGCTTGATAGTATCCTTTTAAGCTAGCTTGACGTCTCGAAGACTGTCCACAGTCAAGTTCTATGCGGGGAAATCCGTGTCCTGATCACCTACCAAAACCCAATATGGTACAGCACTTAGGGCATGGAATGAAACAACCATGCCCTCATCAGTGCGACCGGAAACACTATCCAGTGTTGGGCCGCGAACATTCTTGAACCTGGTCGAAAGAGCTAGACAATATGTCGATACGAATACAGAGACGACCCTTCTCGTGAATGAAAGAGTTTCGCTCTACGAGAAGAGACTTTGATTGTATCCTGTCCGAGCATAAGGTATAATAAATTGATCGGTGGCTCTAGGACACACCAAACAATAAATCAGATTCTTTCTGGGGCTCAAAATGGTCTGCCGACAGTTTATAAGTGCAAATAGGGCACTCCGTTTCCCTGGACTGATGAAGAAAAGACTAGTCCAGACGCTTGCTACAACTTAACGAACGCAACATGACTGCTTACTACTATTGAGGAGCTATGCTACGACACTATGACACTCAATCTCTATTCCATATTATCCTTATGCAGCTTGCGACTTGGGTGACCACCTGTACCAGGGTAGCAAAAGCAAGCGCGGATACTCTGGAACAGCGGCGACAAAGACACAGTTTCAAGCCTACTCGCAAAATGCTTaagcatcaagaagaaagccTAGGGGCAAGTGACGTTCAGTGCATTACAACATTGTCAAAACCGTGGTCTACATATACACTCCTTGCGGCTTGTCATCAACAAAAAGCGCCTGCACAACATCTACATAAAGCCTGGGGCGTTGACTGATGCTAGAGTTCTCTGAAGGATTCTCAGACTGGGTATCTTATGCAGCAATGTCATGACTGCCTAACTCGATGGCTAAAGAGTAGGAGATAGCTGATAGGGCCGATCAGACTTGGCGCAACAATACTGCAAGCGCAACATGACGATACAGCAGCTTTCGTTCTAGCACCGCATTAATAACGATCTCCGCGGCTTTACTGTACAGATGAGATTGTGGGACACGGAATATAGGCTCTAACTGACCAGCAGGCTTGTCCTAAGCTGCAGCCCTTGATGCATTCTAATCAGCAGCTAAATTCCAACCAGGGCTACTCGAGGGGATCACCCTAGATAGTAAAGCTTCAAGCGAAGATTGGCTGCATCTATGGgctttatattcttattactcAACGTACCATTGTTCACACTCCCGAGTCAGGAGCGGAGTTTGACCTAAGAGTCACCATTGCGCTGACCCATACCTCACTCGCAGAAGCATCAAAGCCACCTTCCATAACAATTCCTGACATGAAACCCTCAAGAATTGTGTCATTGACCCAAGGCAGTCTCATAAGGGCATATGAAAGGCTAAGGTAGTAAGGCAGGTTGTACTTCTTGCTGGGGCCAGCTTCTGGCAAATCAACACGGCCacagatgacgaggagaatCCAGTGGAAGTTACTCATTAGACAGCAAAGACCTTGCGGACGTTAAGTACCTGCAGGAACGACTCTTTGAAGTGCAAGTCGTGTCTAGGGTCGAGAGAGACAATCTTGAAATTCAACGGTGGCTACGGCCGGAAATCGACCGGACAACCTGACTGAGCGAGGACAAAAAGAGCCCACTGAGGCCTTTCCGCAGATGACGAAAGATTGGACCCAATACTCCGACGCGCAGCGTCTCAAGCGGGAACGCATTATTTCTACGTAATGCCCTTGGTAAGCGTCAAAAACGTCGACCTGACGCAAGATTAACTAGACAATACACGCATATCAATCCATAGTCAGGGGGCATTTTGCATGGGATTGGGAACTGAAATCCGTCCCGTGACCGCGATTTAGCATCCACAATTGCTAGGCATTGGCTGTAATAAAAGCGCAGCTTTTCGGTTACATCTATATGGAGTCGCCCATAGACCTGAGTCATTATCTTGTGTCCTCTATACTACAATAAACCTGCAGTATGAAGGTGCTGCTCAGATATGCAACATCCTACGAGACTACCAAGCAGGCACGATCTAGCTATCTCAACCAACGTACGTGGAGTTTCTTAATATCACCAACTTCAGAATCCTTCTCCGCGTTCGCGATAGCGATGGTAATAGCCCCACAAAAGTCAGATCGCTCGGATATGGCTACTGAACGTGTTGAACTAGATGGAGCACAGAGCTATGTTGTTGGCCGGTTGAGATAGTTTGTTGACGATCAAGGATAAACGCACTGGTACAATTTATGCGTCTTTTACTTAATAGACACAGTGGTGCACACCAATGAATGGCAGGGTCAAGGGTTGATTGGACAAGGGGCAGGGGATatgctgaggatgatggtCATGGTTATCGAAGACGTGCCTCATACAAGCCCTGCTTGCTATCCGGGATCCGACTAGACATGATTCTACTAGTATCATCTTAGCTGTTACTGCACTAAGCTTCagttataaaagatatagtTATTAAGAGACTGCTTAGTACTTATCACTTGATCAATGTTTTTTTTCTAAGGATATACTTGCTGGCTTAAAAGGTTACCTGGAATAGTGTCATAACAGGGGTTATAGAACTCGAATAGAGGTACCACTAAATAACAGGAAACTAAATCTCAACAACAGCTTCTACTAGTTCTTGATAATAAACCCCAGAAAATCAGCACGGGGCCAGCCGCACTCGCACCTCCAAGGGTCGCTTCTCCACCAACAAGAAGGTCCGCAATTCTTCCCATTGCAGGCGTTTCCCCTCTACCGCCTCGAAATCAAAGCTGACCAGTAACTTGGCGAGGATCAACCTCATCTCCGCCCATGCCAAGTGCTGACCTAGGCAAGACCGTGGCCCCATGCTGAACGGCTGCACCGCCTGACGGTCATCGTGGTAAAAGGGCGAGTTAGGGTTGTTCAACGCATCCGGAAGCCATCGCTCGGGAacgaaggaggaggccgCATGGAAGCGAGAGGGGTCGCGATTGAGGGTGTAAGCCTGTAGAGAAACCGAGGTCtaggccatgatgatgtcgTTGTCAGTGCTATGTCGATCGATCATGTATCATTGTTTATTTGACTTACTCCGCCTGGTAACCAAGTCCCACACACAGTACTCCCTCCCGGTGGCACCTGGCGGGGAAGCATCCAGGGCACGGGTGGACACAGTCGGAGACCCTCCTGGATCACTGCAGTGAGGTACGAGAGATCCGCCGCTGCTGACAGGCTGATGTCTTGACTAGATTCGAACCTTTCGCGAATCTCCCGGATGAGGCGCTCCTGAATTGGTGGTTCATTCACTAGATAGGCCAATATACCCGTCAACACGGTGGCAGTTGTTTCACTGCCCGTTGTAGTCAAGATCATAAAGGTCGAGTTAAGCTCCCCTCGTGGTAATGCCACTTGGCCATTCTCATCGATTAGATGAGACATGATATCCGGCCGCTGAAGTTCCCAGCTAAGCCGGCGGTCGATCTTGTCTACAATCTGCCTGTAATGGCGCTGACTCTTTTCGTGCAGCGAGCGGGGGATGCATTTCATCAGTAGCGCTTCTGACGGGGGGTAATACCGCGCTGCCGCAATGAATGAGGCCGCCTTAACACTACCGAATAGTAGTGCAATCCAGGGGTGATACCGTGAATGCTGTAGACAATCAAAGGACTCGCCAAAGCCGAGGTCGCCGAAAATGTCAAAAGTGGTGAAATTGAACCAGGGACCCATGTCAATCACTGCTCCGTCTGTGCCAACGGCTGACACTTGGTCTCTGATCCGGTCGACGAGAAGTGAGGCATACCTCTGCAGCACAGCCTCCTGTGCCCTCAAAGCGCGCGGAGTGAAGGCCGGAGCGAGTAATTTGCGCATACGAGAATGTTTGGCCGGATGGATCGCACTCAGAAGAGTATCAGGCTGGCCAGGCTGCCTTCGCCACCAGAGGGGATCCTTGAGAAATTGGCGATCATCAGGCCGACTCGCATAGATGTCTGTCCATGCGTCCCTGCTGGCAAAGCTGACCTCGTCGGGGGCGGTACGCACAATAGGCCCATACTTGCGATGCAATCTTTCAAAGTCATGGACAATCGTGCCCCGAAGTAGTGCCCTAATGAACGGCAAACGGGTGGCAGACCAACTAATCGGCCCGGGCAAGTGACTCAATGGACTGAAAAACAGATTATAGATAATGCGGCTTATGGGGTACTAAACAGATAGTTTCAGTATAATTCGGATAAAAGAAGAGTAGTCTGGTGTGGGTAGAGAGGCATACAATCACGAGCAGGGAAATACCTATACTCAAAGCGTTAACAGCCATGTTGAGGGTATGGTGGTAGGAGGGGAAATGTAGGAGTTAGGGAAGCACACTAAATAGGGTTGTTAAGGGTTGGGAGACAAAGAGATATCGGCTTACCTGGACTAATGCATGCACGTACAGCCTATCACATCGTGGCACCCCTAATTTCCTAATCAACAGGAAGGAGATCCCTGTATGACCCCTCGGTTTTTCTCCATCCACGCTGCTTATCTCTTTCTTGCCGCTCCCTCCCCGTATTAGTTTGGTAGAATTCCATTTATTAGACCTTTTAAATCGAGACCAACAAGTCAATGGGCGCACTGCTATCTTCGCAATAGATATGTTGGATAGTATCGATGTTATTATATTGAaacggggggagggggtgaaagGATGCGAAGGATGGGGGTGAGCGTAGGAACCTGGAGAGATAGATGGTGCGATGAGTACCCTAAACGGATGGATAAAAGCCTTGAAGAGAGTAGAAGGAATATTTATGGGATGCGCGTTGCATGTATTATCACTGCGGATCAAATTTATTACTGCTATAAGGGGATGGGTACGCCTGGAATGCTAGTAGTTAGAATCATGATAAAAATGAGTATGCAGTGtttagtaaatagtatagaCAATATGTCTACGGTCATGTATTAAGCAATATCATCACAGCAGTGGTCTTTATCAGCCACCATTTTTGCTATCCACGCTCAACTCTGCTCCCACAGCTCTACCATTACCCAGCTCCCATGATCAATAATCACCGGAAGATACGTCGACCCCCAACACTCCCAGCAGACCAAGTCACTGACCCTCTCACCCCCAAATTACCCATACTCAGTCCGGAGAACCCTACGccaccaccctctccatcccgTTTATACCGCCGCAGCGCTTCCCTCAGATGCGAAGGCAGCAACTGGCCCCGATGGGGATTCGGAGGCAACTTgacatccttcttcccagtAGGTGTAGACATAGGCCCCCTCTCCACGGGCTCCTGCTTAATACCCCCaggtgttgctgctgctgctgctgctgctgttgttgtcgtgGTCGCCGCCTGTTCAGCTTCAATGGCAGCCAAAGCCGCCTGATCATGAGCAAGAGCCCACTCAGCCTGCACGGTACGAGCCTTTTCAATAATCTCACCCGCAAAGACCTTCGTAAAGCCATTAATCGTGGTAACCACACTAGCCGGCACAGACTGCGACAGAGCATGATTGACAATACGTCGTAGCGTTTCCTTTCGTAACTTGGCTCGTTTGAACAAATCGTATCGTTCCGACTGGATGGGATTGAATGCATCCACCAGCAATCTAGAAAGAACCAGTTAGCACCACACCACGATACAACGAAACCCAACAAGGAGAATGGTGGAATGCATACGccatattcttcttctccgcctccgtATCCGtcgtcccctcctccctccccaacaactccccctcatcatcaaaatcctcatcctcatcggcatcttctccccctcctcctccagcacctccaccaccagcaccacccctCACCGACGCGCCATCCGCATCCACCGACCCCAGTCGATCCATCCCCGCCCGCAGactcccttcttccctctcgcGCTCCTTCTCCGCTTTACTTTTGCGACCgcgcttctttcctttcgtGAGAAACACACCATCGGCACTGGTCCCACCTAAACTGCCTGTGAAACTGCCTGTCACGCTGCCGGCGTCGCTGTAGGTGCGCGTGTCTGCGtcgatggtgttggggaaggaggtCTGGCGGAGAGGGTGCATGCGCGGTCGTTTGGGATGGCTGCCGAGGGGTTgggaagaggcggaggagatggaggggcgTTTGAgagggttggaggaggggggtggtggcgAGGACATCGTGATGAttgtgtgtatgtgtttgtgtgggaggaatggagtgatgggtggtgttggtgttgcttTGTCGAGAGCCGACAAGGCTTGCTCGCTGCGCGGATGAAAACTCGTATCTCGATCTGTTTGGGGGTTTTGGTAAGACGCGATTCAGAATTAGGTTGTTATTTCATCCAGGATAGATAGGGTAAAGGTGGTGGACTGGATATGGAGACAGCttggggaagatgatgcgATGAAGCGCGAATGAAAGAACGAAAGGCGGCTTATCGGTGTTACGGCCCCCCCATCCGGCAAGTCTGCCGAGTGGTCGACTTTCCGCCGGCGCGCTCCTGCGCCCGCCCGCTGCTTATTTCTACTACACTTGTTCTTCACTCAACCACTCGGAAGTTCTACATTTCTACGATCAATGCGCCTGATCAGTCCGTAAGACGGATAATATTCGTTCAAAATAACCACAATGCCACAAGGCGTAAGCGAAGGTGGATACTAACATTGCTCAAAAGGAACAAAGCTCAATCGCTCGATGACAGAAAAGTAACAGTTGACAAAACCCGAAAATTTGAAAACAGTCAAGTAAACGATATCATTCTCCCACTTCCATCTCACCTCTCATGCATGGATAGACACCGTGTTCGCTCTCAAACGCGCTCTTCTCCGAGCCGAGGGGCCCCCCCTTTCCAGTCAAGACGTTCGTAGTAGCGGAACACAAGGTCATATCCGTCCAAGTCATGCACGATCCGATCCACCCGACGATATCCTGCCACATTTTCCATCTTGGTGCGACGAGCTGCCTGCCGCTCAATGTACTTGACCTCCTTGATGTGGTCCAACTCGCCGTCGGCCGTAGTAGTCTCAGGCTTAGCCTCGAACAAGGTCACCGTGAAGCGTCCGGGCTTGAAGATGTTCACCACCTGCTGGATGATCTCCTGCGTAGTCTGGCCGTTCTGCGAGTGCGGCACGTTGGTCTCGAACGACGCATAGGAGCAGTGAGGCTCCGGGGTCACATGCACCGTGAAGTAGTGCGTTCCGGTGTTCTGGTCCGGGGTGGGGATGACGCCGTTGGCGGAGAATCCGCATGGGGTGAACAGGTAGGCGTCGATCCGAGACTCGGGGAACTTGGACTTCGGATAGACGTCCGAAAGACCACAAGACTCCGACACGACCGTTCCCAGAGCATGACCCTCGGTAGTCAGCTCAGGAGGCAAGACGCGGCTGCCGTTGGACGACACGTCATCCATATCGGAGTTGTTGCTAAAGACATCAACGTGGTCGTCATTGTCGGCCTCGAAGTTGCAGTAACGCTTCTCGGCGACAGCAGTAGCGTGGTCGAGGTAGAATTGCTTGGCgttctcctcatccaggtCGGTCATCAACACCTCCAAAGTCTCATCCTGATCTTCGCGAGTCTGGTACGCTCCAGCTGCGGGCACTTGAAGCATCTTGGTCTCGGTCACCGGATCCTCAGACTCGACCCGAGGGCTGGTCGGGGGAGTGAGCAAGGTGTTGGGCTCAGTGAGGTAGAGGTACCAGTGCTCGCCGTTCATCTTGCCAATCATGTAGGCGCTGCCGTTGAGGAAAAGCTTGTCCATGGTGCGAACCTCGTCTCTCCAGCTGCGGTGGGGACCGCGCTGACGGtcagggaagaggaagttctTGCGGCTGTAGAACACGCGGTACGGGGCCGCAGCGACGGCGATACCGCGGGAAGGCGCCGTGGCGCGAGGGAAGCCACCGAACAGAGCGGCAATCTCGAGGATGCGCGGAAGTCCCGACAGCAGGGTCGTCGTACCGCAGGTCTTGAGGATCAGCTTGTGGGGCCAGACGAACATGCTGGACTCGGACAGGAGATAGGCGTCCACATCCTCAGACGAGACAATGGAGAGCACTTGGCAGTTGACGAGATCAAGCATGTCCTTCCAGATCTCTTCGGGCACAGCCTTCAGGCCGGCAGGACCGGCGGAACCCAG harbors:
- the UBX1_1 gene encoding protein phosphatase regulator SHP1 (COG:Y;~EggNog:ENOG410PI0B;~InterPro:IPR029071,IPR001012,IPR012989,IPR036241;~PFAM:PF00789;~go_function: GO:0005515 - protein binding [Evidence IEA]) yields the protein MNVQAGQEVDVEIKQHDEKYVKPKPKYKPFSGAGQRLGSPTPGVRAPAPAAAPTPSQSTEPAKPDIDESQPTVTLQIRLGDGSRLTSRFNTSHTIGDVYQFVTAASPSSQSRPWVLMTTFPSKDLSDKSVVLGDMAEFKRGGVVVQKWQ
- the UBX1_2 gene encoding ubiquitin-associated-like domain-containing protein (COG:Y;~EggNog:ENOG410PI0B;~InterPro:IPR009060;~PFAM:PF14555;~go_function: GO:0005515 - protein binding [Evidence IEA]) gives rise to the protein MEHNADRDEIVSQFCAMTRTDPHEAQGYLAANEWDLEAAVTEFFAEQDEASQDTGAAGGGRRLGAESEPSAGRSLGGSSSHSPSTTPQPSSRRSAPKKKFATLNDFASGGGESSEEDDAVNQDFFAGGEKSGLAVQNPDDIKKKIIEKAKR
- a CDS encoding TOM13-domain-containing protein (COG:U;~EggNog:ENOG410PRIF;~InterPro:IPR013262;~PFAM:PF08219;~go_component: GO:0005741 - mitochondrial outer membrane [Evidence IEA]); amino-acid sequence: MAADLSSSRELYESGLTVHSDSENYSANHDISGSQSSSSSSPLILYKPPTIWSILRGAAINLVLPFVNGLMLGFGELFAHEAAYRLGWSGTKVR
- the OXA1 gene encoding membrane insertase OXA1 (COG:U;~EggNog:ENOG410PGAM;~InterPro:IPR001708;~PFAM:PF02096;~TransMembrane:3 (o148-170i301-319o325-343i);~go_component: GO:0016021 - integral component of membrane [Evidence IEA];~go_function: GO:0032977 - membrane insertase activity [Evidence IEA]): MLGGTGLSGRGVLPAVARQRLYAFSRSSRSMSSFRPQTLRTAVPYGQSKPTLLGTRSWRPATAITGVAAARFNSTSSAPSSTTPSVPAASEVSLAPQGEVNVNDLTAADINAIPEQIGYLKQLGLDFGWGFSSMIEWSVEHFHIMGGLPWWGAIVATGLFIRLGLLYPTLMAADTSTKLNNIKHLTTPLRTEMVQANYKNDLMEATRKRAELSQLHKDHGIKPWKAMIPMIHIPFGFGCYRVVNNMCSLPVPGLTTEHVGWLQDLTVSDPYYILPLIGSVILHHTLKKGGETGMNQMKDSAFKNIFLYGMPAISFLFMANFPGALQLYFMTTSVFALGQTYLLSSSTFRRMAGITLVDHNVPKPDEQQKNDNHGLRLINEVPDKEAAQKAAEEAERERLSLIDRTIGQVKETGSKLKDEMQKKVEEYRGSGPTKNADGTVSAGPRLSEKDRKLAEDYERRRAEEEAWKREERNHARREAHLRAMELQRQRAAQASRQ
- a CDS encoding cytochrome P450 (COG:Q;~EggNog:ENOG410PJ8H;~InterPro:IPR001128,IPR017972,IPR002401,IPR036396;~PFAM:PF00067;~go_function: GO:0005506 - iron ion binding [Evidence IEA];~go_function: GO:0016705 - oxidoreductase activity, acting on paired donors, with incorporation or reduction of molecular oxygen [Evidence IEA];~go_function: GO:0020037 - heme binding [Evidence IEA];~go_process: GO:0055114 - oxidation-reduction process [Evidence IEA]); the encoded protein is MAVNALSIGISLLVIYPISRIIYNLFFSPLSHLPGPISWSATRLPFIRALLRGTIVHDFERLHRKYGPIVRTAPDEVSFASRDAWTDIYASRPDDRQFLKDPLWWRRQPGQPDTLLSAIHPAKHSRMRKLLAPAFTPRALRAQEAVLQRYASLLVDRIRDQVSAVGTDGAVIDMGPWFNFTTFDIFGDLGFGESFDCLQHSRYHPWIALLFGSVKAASFIAAARYYPPSEALLMKCIPRSLHEKSQRHYRQIVDKIDRRLSWELQRPDIMSHLIDENGQVALPRGELNSTFMILTTTGSETTATVLTGILAYLVNEPPIQERLIREIRERFESSQDISLSAAADLSYLTAVIQEGLRLCPPVPWMLPRQVPPGGSTVCGTWLPGGTSVSLQAYTLNRDPSRFHAASSFVPERWLPDALNNPNSPFYHDDRQAVQPFSMGPRSCLGQHLAWAEMRLILAKLLVSFDFEAVEGKRLQWEELRTFLLVEKRPLEVRVRLAPC